A genomic region of Pseudomonas frederiksbergensis contains the following coding sequences:
- a CDS encoding PTS fructose-like transporter subunit IIB translates to MKLAIVTACPNGMVTSVLCARLLDAAAQRQGWMTCVEVHDAAHPERQLSAATLDDAEWVLLVSTGTVEMSRFVGKRVFQSTPSQALQDVDAVLRRGAEEAQLYVAPLVVAEPVAGSKTAPRLVAVTACPTGVAHTFMAAEALQQAAKRLGYDLQVETQGSVGARNPLSAQAIADADVVLLAADIEVATERFAGKKIYRCGTGIALKQAEATLNKALAEGTQETASTGVKGPVKQENTGVYKHLLTGVSFMLPMVVAGGLMIALSFVFGITAFKEPGTLAAALMQIGGDTAFKLMVPLLAGYIAYSIADRPGLAPGMIGGLLASTLGAGFIGGIIAGFIAGYAAQAINRYARLPQSLEALKPILIIPLLASLFTGLVMIYVVGKPVAGLLQGLTHFLDSMGTTNAILLGVLLGGMMCVDLGGPINKAAYAFSVGLLASQSYAPMAATMAAGMVPPIGLGIATFIARRKFAQTEREAGKAALVLGLCFISEGAIPFAAKDPLRVIPASIAGGALAGALSMYFGCKLMAPHGGLFVMLIPNAINHALLYLLAIVAGSLLTAVVYAAVKRPETVELALEPAEA, encoded by the coding sequence ATGAAGTTAGCCATTGTTACTGCCTGCCCGAATGGCATGGTCACCAGTGTGCTGTGCGCGCGTTTGCTCGATGCGGCAGCGCAGCGTCAGGGCTGGATGACCTGCGTCGAAGTGCACGACGCCGCGCACCCGGAACGCCAGTTGTCCGCCGCGACACTCGATGATGCCGAGTGGGTGCTGTTGGTCAGCACCGGGACGGTAGAGATGTCGCGGTTTGTCGGCAAACGGGTGTTCCAGAGCACGCCTTCCCAGGCATTGCAGGATGTCGATGCAGTGCTGCGCCGTGGTGCTGAAGAAGCTCAACTCTACGTCGCGCCGCTGGTCGTTGCCGAGCCAGTTGCCGGCAGTAAAACCGCGCCGCGTCTGGTGGCGGTTACTGCGTGCCCAACCGGTGTGGCTCACACCTTTATGGCCGCCGAAGCCTTGCAGCAGGCGGCCAAGCGTCTGGGGTATGACCTGCAGGTGGAAACCCAGGGCTCGGTCGGCGCACGCAATCCATTGAGCGCACAAGCCATCGCGGATGCCGATGTGGTGCTGTTGGCGGCGGACATCGAAGTCGCCACCGAGCGTTTCGCTGGCAAGAAGATTTACCGCTGCGGCACTGGCATCGCCCTCAAGCAGGCCGAAGCCACGTTGAACAAAGCCCTGGCCGAAGGCACGCAAGAGACCGCCTCTACCGGCGTCAAAGGCCCGGTCAAGCAAGAGAACACCGGGGTCTACAAACACCTGCTGACGGGCGTCTCGTTCATGCTGCCGATGGTGGTGGCCGGGGGCTTGATGATTGCGCTGTCGTTTGTCTTCGGCATCACCGCGTTCAAGGAACCGGGAACACTGGCGGCGGCGCTGATGCAAATCGGTGGCGATACCGCGTTCAAGTTGATGGTGCCGCTGCTGGCGGGTTACATCGCCTACTCGATTGCTGACCGTCCGGGCCTGGCGCCGGGGATGATCGGCGGATTGTTGGCGAGTACCCTGGGCGCCGGTTTTATCGGCGGGATCATTGCCGGCTTCATCGCCGGTTACGCGGCACAGGCGATCAACCGTTATGCACGCCTGCCGCAAAGTCTGGAAGCGCTGAAACCGATTCTGATCATCCCGTTGCTGGCGAGCCTGTTCACCGGCCTGGTGATGATCTATGTGGTCGGTAAACCGGTCGCCGGGCTGCTTCAAGGCCTGACTCATTTCCTCGACAGCATGGGCACCACCAATGCGATTTTGCTGGGGGTATTGCTCGGCGGCATGATGTGCGTCGACCTCGGCGGCCCGATCAACAAAGCCGCTTATGCATTCTCGGTGGGGCTGTTGGCGTCGCAAAGTTATGCACCGATGGCCGCAACCATGGCCGCTGGCATGGTGCCACCGATTGGCCTGGGCATCGCCACATTCATCGCCCGTCGCAAGTTTGCCCAGACCGAGCGCGAAGCCGGTAAAGCCGCGTTGGTGCTGGGATTGTGCTTTATCTCCGAAGGCGCGATTCCGTTCGCCGCCAAAGACCCGTTGCGGGTGATTCCGGCGAGCATTGCCGGGGGCGCGTTGGCGGGTGCGCTGTCGATGTATTTCGGCTGCAAACTGATGGCGCCTCACGGTGGCTTGTTCGTGATGCTGATCCCGAACGCGATCAACCACGCGTTGCTGTACCTGCTGGCGATCGTTGCCGGGAGCCTGCTGACGGCGGTGGTTTACGCAGCGGTCAAGCGCCCGGAAACGGTGGAGTTGGCGCTAGAGCCAGCCGAGGCTTAA
- a CDS encoding TonB-dependent receptor, whose product MSRQLPQSPVSSPRLLASAIGVAITASSAAHMAYAAEKTDEKAPRNAIALEATSVTGEAQDATSYQVEKASSPKYTAPLVDTPRSVTVIPQQVLKDTGALNMQDALRTVPGITFGAGEGGNPQGDRPFIRGFDAQGDTYLDGVRDTGSQSREIFAVESIEVSKGPNSAIGGRGAAGGSINLVSKKAHLGDAFNGGFTWGSDQTQRYTLDSNYQFSDTAAGRLNLLSHESNVAGRDKVDYDRWGIAPSLAFGLGTDTRVNLDYYHLQSNDMPDSGIPYTVPASGKTADRTKSNPDKPYAGGDSSNFYGLTDRDFRKTRTDTANFAIEHDLTDALTIKNTLRHGTSMQDYILTQPDDSKGNVNNGSVWRRANSRVSNVATTTNQTDLFGNFYIAGFKNSFSTGVEFTREEGEKSSYNVNTDTTPGSPATSSSNCTPSMIGASSGYNCTSLANPNPNDPWKGAISRNYAGTDTTANTRALYVFDTLELSPQWLVNMGLRYDHFDTRYKTFTAAGATTAKGADTSEFVTGQLGLVYKPAENGSIYASYATSATPPGNTLGEGMDGNPLSGTTDRNGNLLSSDMEPETTKNYEVGTKWDLLNDRLSLTAALFRTEKENARVQVDTTSYENAGKTRVQGIELSASGKITDQWQVFAGYAYMDSEQVDGGPLNRATDGNQLPNTPKNSASLWSTYNVTPKLTLGGGAFYVDDVFGSVANTTMVNSYVRYDAMASYKLTKNVDLQLNLQNLTDVTYYDKAFATHFANQAPGRTALLSTNFHF is encoded by the coding sequence ATGTCACGCCAACTACCACAATCACCGGTCAGCTCACCGCGTTTACTCGCCTCTGCAATTGGCGTGGCGATCACTGCCAGCTCTGCAGCGCACATGGCTTACGCGGCAGAAAAGACCGACGAAAAAGCGCCGCGCAATGCGATTGCCCTGGAGGCCACCAGTGTCACCGGTGAAGCCCAGGACGCCACCTCCTACCAGGTCGAAAAAGCCTCTTCACCCAAGTACACCGCGCCGCTGGTTGATACCCCGCGTTCGGTGACCGTGATTCCACAACAGGTCCTCAAGGACACTGGCGCCCTCAACATGCAGGATGCGCTGCGCACCGTTCCAGGCATCACTTTCGGTGCCGGTGAAGGTGGCAACCCGCAGGGCGACCGCCCGTTCATCCGTGGTTTCGACGCTCAGGGCGACACCTACCTCGACGGCGTGCGTGACACCGGCTCGCAGAGCCGTGAAATCTTTGCCGTTGAGTCGATCGAAGTCAGCAAAGGCCCGAACTCCGCGATTGGCGGTCGTGGCGCAGCAGGCGGCAGCATCAACCTGGTGAGCAAAAAAGCGCACCTGGGCGATGCGTTCAATGGCGGCTTCACCTGGGGCTCGGACCAGACCCAGCGCTACACCCTGGACAGCAACTACCAGTTCAGCGATACCGCCGCTGGCCGCTTGAACCTGTTGAGTCACGAAAGCAACGTCGCCGGCCGCGACAAAGTCGACTACGACCGTTGGGGTATCGCACCGTCGCTGGCCTTCGGCCTGGGCACCGACACCCGCGTCAACCTCGACTACTACCATCTGCAAAGCAACGACATGCCGGATTCGGGTATTCCGTACACCGTACCGGCTTCGGGCAAGACCGCTGATCGCACCAAGAGCAACCCGGACAAACCTTACGCTGGCGGCGACAGCAGCAACTTCTATGGCTTGACCGACCGCGACTTCCGCAAGACCCGTACTGACACGGCGAACTTCGCCATCGAGCACGACCTGACCGACGCGCTGACCATCAAGAACACCTTGCGCCACGGCACCAGCATGCAGGATTACATCCTGACCCAGCCGGACGACAGCAAGGGTAACGTGAACAACGGCAGCGTCTGGCGTCGTGCCAACTCTCGTGTCAGCAACGTGGCGACTACCACCAACCAGACCGATCTGTTTGGCAACTTCTACATCGCCGGCTTCAAGAACAGCTTCTCCACCGGTGTCGAGTTCACCCGTGAAGAAGGCGAAAAATCCTCGTACAACGTGAACACCGATACCACTCCGGGATCGCCAGCGACCTCGAGCAGCAACTGCACGCCGTCGATGATCGGCGCGTCCAGCGGCTACAACTGCACCTCGCTGGCCAACCCGAACCCGAACGATCCGTGGAAAGGCGCGATTTCGCGCAACTACGCTGGCACTGACACCACCGCCAATACACGTGCCCTGTACGTATTCGACACCCTGGAACTGTCACCGCAGTGGTTGGTGAACATGGGCCTGCGTTACGACCACTTCGACACCCGATACAAGACCTTCACTGCCGCAGGTGCTACCACTGCCAAAGGCGCTGACACCAGCGAGTTCGTCACCGGTCAGTTGGGCCTCGTTTACAAACCGGCAGAAAACGGCAGCATCTACGCCTCTTACGCGACCTCCGCCACACCACCGGGTAACACCTTGGGCGAAGGCATGGACGGCAACCCGCTGTCAGGGACCACGGATCGCAACGGCAACCTGCTGAGCAGCGACATGGAGCCGGAAACCACCAAGAACTACGAAGTCGGCACCAAGTGGGACCTGCTCAACGATCGTCTGTCGTTGACCGCTGCCCTGTTCCGTACCGAGAAAGAGAATGCACGCGTTCAAGTGGATACCACTTCCTACGAAAACGCCGGCAAAACCCGCGTTCAAGGTATCGAACTGTCGGCCAGCGGCAAGATCACCGACCAATGGCAAGTCTTCGCCGGCTACGCCTACATGGACAGCGAGCAAGTCGATGGCGGCCCGCTGAACCGCGCCACCGATGGCAACCAATTGCCTAACACCCCGAAAAACAGCGCCAGCCTGTGGTCGACTTACAACGTCACGCCGAAGCTGACCCTGGGTGGCGGTGCGTTCTACGTCGATGACGTGTTCGGCAGCGTGGCCAACACCACCATGGTCAATTCCTACGTTCGTTACGACGCGATGGCCAGCTACAAGTTGACCAAAAACGTCGACCTGCAACTGAACCTGCAGAACCTGACCGACGTGACCTACTACGACAAAGCCTTCGCGACCCACTTCGCCAATCAGGCGCCGGGCCGTACGGCATTGCTGAGCACCAACTTCCACTTCTGA
- a CDS encoding sulfite reductase flavoprotein subunit alpha, with the protein MLKKTLFQLHWFFGISAGLVLALMGITGAAVSFQDEILRALNPQVLQVEKQVAGVLPPADLVARVEAAEGKKVAMLWVETESGFAARVFFTPPPGERRGQMRYVDPYTGDYMGDAVGQDFFGLMLQLHRFLAMGDTGRQITGACTLILIFFCLSGLYLRWPRQVASWRVWLTLDWAKKGRSFNWDLHSVAGTWCLLVYLLAALTGLSWSYEWYNKGLSKLLSDAPQNERIRQGRGAPPPAGPAPTADYNAIWSSIYSAAGPGLSAYNVRMPPVAGQPATVFYLLKNSPHDRALNQITLDPASGVISRHDRYGDKSFKAQLLTSLYALHVGSYFGLVGRIVLTLASLTMPLFFITGWLLYLDRRRKKHQIKSARKDLVHTTSDTPAWLIGFASQSGFAEQLAWQTASQLQAAGLPVKVQPLAAVSEQELHESNNALFVVSTFGDGEAPDSARGFERKVLGQALSLSSLNYAVLGLGDRQYQHFCGFAKRLHTWLAEHGGTTLFAPVEVDCGDPYALRHWQQQLGQLTGQPPVDTWKAPSYNNWTLSKRQLLNPDSSGSDVYLLVLTAPDTSSWLAGDLVEVLPRNCRGAIEQLLDGLGIANDTRVQLDGVSETLEQALASRQLPENRVHLVGLHAQALVDALVPLAMREYSIASIAADGVLELLVRQECHADGRLGVGSGWLTEYAQPGDAIRLRVRRNSGFHLPATPVPMILLGNGTGLAGLRSLLKARIADGQTRNWLLFGERNREHDFLCGDELVEWLIAGDLERLDLAFSRDQAEKFYVQDCLRQRAVELKKWLADGASLYICGSLKGMASGVDQVLNEVLGAEEVERLIEQGRYRRDVY; encoded by the coding sequence GTGTTGAAGAAAACCCTGTTCCAGCTGCATTGGTTCTTCGGCATCAGCGCGGGTCTGGTGCTGGCCTTGATGGGCATTACCGGGGCAGCGGTGTCGTTTCAGGATGAAATCCTGCGGGCACTGAACCCACAGGTCCTGCAGGTCGAGAAGCAGGTGGCCGGCGTATTGCCGCCAGCTGATCTGGTGGCCAGGGTCGAGGCCGCTGAAGGCAAGAAAGTCGCGATGCTCTGGGTCGAAACCGAGAGCGGCTTTGCTGCGCGCGTGTTCTTCACCCCGCCGCCGGGCGAGCGTCGTGGCCAGATGCGCTACGTCGATCCGTACACCGGCGACTACATGGGCGATGCCGTCGGCCAGGACTTTTTTGGCCTGATGCTGCAGTTGCACCGTTTTCTGGCGATGGGCGACACCGGCCGGCAAATTACCGGTGCCTGCACACTCATTCTGATTTTCTTCTGCCTGTCCGGGCTCTACCTGCGCTGGCCGCGTCAGGTGGCGAGCTGGCGTGTCTGGCTGACCCTCGACTGGGCGAAAAAAGGTCGCAGCTTCAACTGGGATTTGCACTCGGTCGCGGGTACCTGGTGCTTGCTGGTTTATCTATTGGCAGCACTGACCGGGTTGTCCTGGTCCTATGAGTGGTACAACAAGGGCCTGAGTAAACTGCTGTCCGACGCGCCGCAAAACGAGCGCATCAGGCAAGGTCGTGGTGCACCGCCACCCGCCGGCCCCGCGCCGACCGCCGATTACAATGCCATCTGGAGCAGCATCTACAGCGCCGCCGGGCCGGGCCTGAGCGCCTATAACGTGCGCATGCCTCCGGTGGCCGGACAACCGGCGACCGTGTTCTATCTGTTGAAAAACTCACCCCATGACCGGGCACTGAACCAGATCACTCTCGACCCGGCCAGCGGTGTTATCAGCCGTCATGATCGCTACGGCGACAAGAGCTTCAAGGCGCAACTGTTGACCAGCCTCTATGCGCTGCACGTCGGCAGTTACTTCGGTCTCGTCGGGCGAATTGTGCTGACACTGGCCTCGCTGACCATGCCGCTGTTCTTCATCACCGGTTGGTTGCTGTACCTGGACCGTCGGCGCAAGAAACATCAGATCAAAAGCGCCCGTAAAGACCTGGTGCACACCACCAGCGATACCCCGGCATGGCTGATCGGCTTCGCCAGCCAGAGCGGTTTTGCCGAACAGTTGGCGTGGCAGACAGCCAGCCAATTGCAGGCCGCCGGGTTGCCGGTAAAGGTTCAACCGCTGGCGGCAGTCAGCGAGCAGGAACTGCATGAGTCGAACAATGCGCTGTTCGTGGTCAGTACCTTTGGCGACGGCGAAGCGCCGGACAGCGCCCGTGGTTTCGAGCGCAAGGTGCTGGGCCAAGCGCTGAGCCTTTCGAGCCTGAACTACGCAGTGCTTGGCCTCGGTGATCGGCAGTATCAACACTTCTGCGGCTTTGCCAAACGCTTGCACACCTGGCTGGCGGAACACGGTGGCACCACGCTGTTTGCCCCGGTGGAAGTCGACTGCGGGGACCCGTACGCCCTGCGTCATTGGCAGCAGCAACTCGGTCAACTGACCGGGCAGCCACCCGTCGATACCTGGAAAGCCCCGAGCTACAACAACTGGACCTTGAGCAAGCGCCAACTGCTCAATCCTGACAGCAGCGGTTCCGACGTTTACCTGCTGGTCCTGACAGCGCCCGACACCAGCAGTTGGCTGGCCGGCGACCTGGTTGAAGTGCTACCGCGCAACTGCCGGGGAGCGATTGAACAACTCCTTGATGGGCTGGGCATCGCGAATGACACGCGGGTGCAACTCGATGGCGTGTCAGAAACCCTAGAGCAAGCCTTGGCCAGCCGTCAGTTGCCGGAGAATCGTGTGCACCTGGTCGGCTTGCACGCTCAGGCTTTGGTCGACGCGCTGGTGCCATTAGCCATGCGCGAATACTCGATCGCCTCGATTGCCGCCGACGGCGTGCTCGAATTACTGGTGCGTCAGGAATGTCATGCGGATGGACGTCTGGGCGTCGGCTCCGGCTGGCTGACCGAATACGCGCAACCAGGTGACGCCATCCGTCTGCGGGTGCGGCGCAACAGCGGTTTCCATCTGCCGGCCACACCGGTACCGATGATTCTGCTGGGCAACGGCACAGGTCTGGCAGGCCTGCGTAGTTTGCTCAAGGCACGGATTGCCGATGGCCAGACACGTAACTGGTTGCTGTTCGGTGAACGCAATCGAGAGCATGACTTCCTCTGCGGCGATGAACTCGTGGAATGGTTGATCGCCGGAGATCTGGAGCGCCTGGATCTGGCGTTTTCAAGGGATCAAGCCGAAAAGTTCTACGTTCAGGATTGCCTGCGCCAACGAGCTGTCGAGCTGAAGAAATGGCTGGCAGACGGCGCATCGCTCTACATCTGCGGCAGCCTGAAAGGGATGGCGTCAGGGGTGGATCAGGTGCTCAACGAGGTGCTCGGAGCTGAGGAGGTTGAGCGATTGATCGAGCAAGGGCGCTATCGCCGCGACGTGTACTGA
- the ptsP gene encoding phosphoenolpyruvate--protein phosphotransferase, with product MLELTIEQISMGQSAVDKAAALHLLADALVTDGLVAEGYLSGLQAREDQGSTFLGQGIAIPHGTPDTRDLVHTTGVRLLQFPDGVDWGDGHIVYLAIGIAAKSDEHLRLLQLLTRALGETDLGQALRRASSSEALLKLLQGAPQELALDAQMIGLGVSADDFEELVWRGARLLRQADCVSNGFSAVLQQVEALPLGDGLWWLHSEQTVKRPGLAFVTPDKPIRYLGQPLSGLFCLASLGEAHQALLERLCALLIEGRGHELGRATSRRAVLEVLGGELPADWPSARIALANAHGLHARPAKILAQLAKSFEGEIRVRIVDGQDSAVSVKSLSKLLSLGARRGQVLELIAEPSIAADALPALLAAIEEGLGEDIEPLPTASAQSEVITEITTVLVAPASGSVIQAIAAAPGIAMGPAHIQVLQAIDYPLRGASTAIERERLKTSLADVRRDIEGLIQRSKAKAIREIFITHQEMLDDPELTDEVDTRLKQGESAEAAWMAVIDAAAKQQESLQDALLAERAADLRDIGRRVLAQLCGLETPSEPDQPYILVMDEVGPSDVARLDPTRVAGILTARGGATAHSAIVARALGIPALVGAGAAVLLLTPGTPLLLDGQRGRLHVDADAATLQRAAEERDNREQRLQAAAAQRHQPALTLDGHAVEVFANIGESAGVVSAVEQGAEGIGLLRTELIFMAHPQAPDEATQETEYRRVLDGLAGRPLVVRTLDVGGDKPLPYWPIAKEENPFLGVRGIRLTLQRPQIMEAQLRALLRAADNRPLRIMFPMVGSVDEWRQARDMTERLRLEIPVADLQLGIMIEVPSAALLAPVLAKEVDFFSVGTNDLTQYTLAIDRGHPTLSAQADGLHPAVLQLIDITVRAAHAHGKWVGVCGELAADPLAVPVLVGLGVDELSVSARSIGEVKARVRELSLAQVKHLAQQALAVGSANEVRALVEAL from the coding sequence ATGCTCGAGCTCACCATAGAGCAGATATCCATGGGCCAGTCGGCTGTGGATAAAGCCGCCGCATTGCACTTGCTGGCCGACGCGCTGGTCACCGATGGCCTGGTGGCCGAGGGTTACCTCAGCGGCTTGCAAGCGCGTGAAGACCAAGGTTCGACCTTTCTCGGTCAAGGTATTGCGATCCCCCACGGAACACCCGATACACGCGATCTGGTGCACACCACCGGCGTGCGTTTGCTGCAGTTCCCCGACGGTGTGGACTGGGGCGACGGCCACATTGTGTATCTGGCGATCGGTATCGCGGCCAAATCCGACGAGCATTTGCGCCTGCTGCAATTGCTGACCCGCGCTCTTGGCGAAACCGATCTGGGCCAGGCCTTGCGCCGCGCCAGTAGCAGCGAAGCCTTGTTGAAACTGCTGCAAGGTGCACCGCAAGAGTTGGCGCTGGATGCGCAAATGATCGGCTTGGGCGTCTCCGCCGACGATTTTGAAGAGCTGGTCTGGCGTGGCGCGCGGTTATTGCGTCAGGCCGACTGCGTGAGCAATGGCTTTTCTGCGGTATTGCAGCAGGTTGAAGCACTGCCGCTGGGCGATGGCCTGTGGTGGCTGCACAGCGAACAAACGGTCAAACGCCCGGGCCTGGCCTTCGTCACCCCGGACAAACCGATTCGTTACCTCGGCCAGCCACTGAGCGGGCTGTTCTGTCTGGCCAGCCTTGGCGAGGCGCATCAGGCCTTGCTCGAACGTCTTTGTGCCTTGCTGATTGAAGGCCGTGGTCACGAACTTGGTCGCGCCACCAGCCGCCGTGCGGTGCTGGAAGTGCTTGGCGGCGAATTGCCGGCTGATTGGCCGAGCGCGCGTATCGCCTTGGCCAACGCCCACGGTTTACACGCGCGGCCGGCGAAGATCCTTGCGCAATTGGCGAAAAGCTTTGAAGGCGAGATCCGCGTACGCATCGTCGACGGCCAGGACAGCGCGGTGTCGGTGAAGAGTTTGAGCAAATTGCTTAGCCTCGGAGCCCGTCGCGGCCAGGTGCTGGAGTTGATTGCCGAGCCGAGCATCGCCGCTGATGCGTTGCCGGCGCTGCTGGCGGCTATCGAAGAAGGCCTGGGCGAAGACATCGAACCGTTGCCGACGGCGAGTGCACAGAGCGAGGTCATCACCGAAATCACCACCGTTCTGGTCGCTCCAGCCTCGGGCAGTGTGATTCAGGCCATCGCTGCTGCGCCGGGGATTGCCATGGGGCCCGCGCATATTCAGGTGCTGCAAGCGATCGATTACCCCTTGCGTGGCGCGTCCACGGCGATCGAACGCGAGCGTCTGAAAACATCCCTGGCCGATGTCCGTCGCGACATTGAAGGGTTGATCCAGCGCAGCAAAGCCAAGGCCATTCGCGAGATTTTCATCACCCACCAGGAAATGCTCGACGACCCGGAACTGACCGACGAAGTCGACACTCGCCTCAAGCAGGGCGAGAGCGCTGAAGCGGCGTGGATGGCGGTGATCGACGCGGCAGCCAAGCAACAGGAATCCTTGCAGGACGCCTTGCTTGCCGAACGCGCAGCGGACTTGCGCGATATCGGTCGGCGGGTGCTGGCGCAACTGTGCGGTCTCGAAACCCCGAGCGAACCGGATCAACCGTACATTCTGGTGATGGATGAAGTGGGGCCTTCGGACGTGGCACGCCTTGATCCGACACGGGTGGCCGGCATCCTCACCGCACGCGGTGGCGCCACTGCCCACAGCGCGATTGTCGCCCGGGCCCTGGGTATTCCGGCGCTGGTCGGTGCTGGCGCGGCGGTGTTGCTGCTGACGCCGGGCACGCCATTGCTGCTCGATGGCCAGCGTGGTCGGCTGCATGTCGACGCCGATGCTGCGACGTTGCAACGTGCCGCCGAAGAGCGTGACAACCGCGAACAACGCCTGCAAGCGGCTGCGGCCCAGCGTCACCAACCGGCGCTGACCCTCGACGGCCATGCGGTCGAAGTGTTCGCCAACATTGGCGAAAGCGCAGGTGTGGTCAGCGCGGTGGAGCAGGGTGCTGAAGGTATTGGCCTGCTGCGCACCGAACTGATTTTCATGGCCCATCCGCAAGCGCCGGATGAAGCCACTCAAGAGACCGAATACCGTCGGGTACTCGATGGCCTGGCCGGGCGGCCGCTGGTGGTGCGGACCCTGGACGTTGGCGGTGACAAGCCGTTGCCGTATTGGCCGATTGCCAAGGAGGAAAACCCGTTCCTTGGCGTGCGTGGTATTCGCCTGACCTTGCAACGTCCGCAGATCATGGAAGCGCAGTTGCGTGCCTTGCTGCGCGCCGCCGATAACCGCCCGTTGCGGATCATGTTCCCGATGGTCGGCAGCGTTGATGAATGGCGTCAGGCGCGGGATATGACCGAGCGCCTGCGTCTGGAAATCCCGGTGGCTGACTTGCAATTGGGGATCATGATCGAAGTACCGTCGGCGGCTTTGCTGGCGCCGGTTCTGGCCAAGGAAGTCGACTTCTTCAGCGTCGGCACCAATGACCTGACCCAATACACCCTGGCCATCGACCGCGGTCACCCGACGTTGTCGGCCCAGGCTGATGGCTTGCACCCCGCGGTGTTGCAACTGATCGACATCACGGTGCGTGCGGCCCATGCTCATGGCAAATGGGTCGGCGTGTGTGGCGAGCTGGCGGCGGACCCGTTGGCGGTGCCGGTGCTGGTCGGTTTGGGTGTGGATGAGTTGAGCGTCTCGGCGCGCAGCATCGGCGAGGTCAAGGCTCGGGTTCGTGAGCTGAGTCTTGCGCAGGTTAAACATCTGGCCCAACAGGCACTGGCCGTGGGCAGCGCGAATGAAGTGCGCGCATTAGTGGAGGCTCTGTAA
- the pfkB gene encoding 1-phosphofructokinase, with protein sequence MAKILTLTLNPALDLTVQLPRLEPGQVNRSNAMHTHAAGKGINVAQVLADLGHQLTVGGFLGEDNLQAFETLFAKRGFVDAFIRVPGETRSNIKLAESDGRITDLNGPGPLVSEAAQQALLNRLDHIAPGHDAVVVAGSLPQGISPQWLQALILRLKHLGLKVALDTSGEALRAGLAAGPWLIKPNTEELAEVLGCEVVSVTAQAEAASRLHVQGIEHVVISHGADGVNWFSVGSAMHATPPRVSVASTVGAGDSLLAGMLHGLLSADMPEQTLRTATAIAAMAVTQIGFGIGDTALLARLEQGVRVRPLTEQ encoded by the coding sequence ATGGCCAAAATCCTAACCCTGACCCTCAATCCGGCGCTGGACCTCACCGTTCAGTTGCCGCGTCTGGAACCTGGTCAGGTCAATCGCAGCAACGCCATGCACACCCACGCCGCCGGCAAGGGCATCAACGTGGCACAGGTGCTTGCAGACCTCGGGCATCAGCTGACCGTCGGCGGCTTTCTCGGTGAGGACAATCTTCAGGCGTTTGAAACCCTGTTTGCCAAACGCGGTTTTGTCGACGCCTTCATCCGCGTTCCCGGCGAGACTCGCAGCAACATCAAACTGGCGGAAAGCGATGGGCGTATCACCGACCTCAACGGTCCTGGCCCGCTGGTCAGTGAAGCCGCTCAGCAGGCATTGCTCAATCGCCTCGACCACATCGCTCCAGGTCATGACGCGGTCGTCGTTGCTGGCAGCTTGCCCCAAGGCATCAGTCCTCAGTGGTTGCAGGCGTTGATTTTGCGTTTGAAACATCTTGGTTTGAAAGTCGCGCTCGATACCAGTGGCGAAGCCTTGCGCGCAGGTCTGGCGGCGGGCCCGTGGTTGATCAAGCCCAACACCGAAGAGCTGGCCGAGGTGCTGGGCTGCGAGGTGGTTTCGGTGACTGCCCAGGCCGAAGCGGCGAGCCGCTTGCACGTTCAAGGCATCGAACACGTGGTGATTTCCCACGGTGCCGACGGCGTGAATTGGTTCAGTGTCGGCTCGGCGATGCACGCTACGCCACCCAGGGTCAGCGTTGCCAGCACAGTGGGCGCAGGCGATTCGTTGCTGGCGGGCATGCTCCACGGTTTGCTCAGTGCCGACATGCCGGAACAGACCTTGCGCACCGCCACGGCGATTGCCGCCATGGCCGTCACCCAGATTGGTTTCGGTATCGGCGACACCGCGCTACTGGCGCGGCTCGAACAGGGTGTGCGCGTGCGCCCCCTGACAGAACAATAA